The Jaculus jaculus isolate mJacJac1 chromosome 1, mJacJac1.mat.Y.cur, whole genome shotgun sequence nucleotide sequence gaaaccaactgctcttgatttggctaactgatcccctcagtgggacccatagctggagctgagaaacaagtcaaaaccatatccaaacatgagctaactctccattatcaaactatcaccaatcgtgggctacaagcaggcctacacctattaaattctctataaaagaaaataaggattatcccatttggctagtgctaactttactctccattggacaatctgcttctctttttcagatagacgcagatcctaaggacagaaccatcccatcatagctgaaaagggccctggctgaaactaagaataattgttgaaacaagcaagggtgctgttctcttggtgaactgggtaccagcacaagggtaaaggggattgacacagagaacaatcaaatcctaccatatcagagatccagagactcagaggcccccaacacctcagcactgaagcagaccaaaaatgaatcaaCATaggtcagggaaattttgtggaacagggggtggaaaaaatgtcagagccatattttgggtcatgatatggagAGACATTAATGCTACCCAttactatgggctaactccacattgcacggctcatatacctcaactaggaggggccagagggaggggggtagtacatggatgatccaaacaatggtaccaacttgactgtattcactgagtacaaaactaattagtaaaataataataataataataataataataataataaattaaattaaaaaaaatcgtgcaccaccacacgtggcatATATATAGTGATatattgctttttttgaggtagagtctcacttgagcccaggctagcctggaattcactatgtaatctcagggtggcctcaaagtcacagtgagtctcctacctctgtttcccaagtgctgcaattaaaagcatgcaccaccaaaaatatttatttttatttatttattaaagatagaAATATGGGGATAGAaaaagagtaagaatgggtgtgccagggcctctagccactgcaaacaaactccagacccatgcaacaccatgtgcatctgcctcacgttggacctggagaatcaaacctggattcttaggcttctcaggcaagtgccttaaccactaagccatttctccagcccaaacacaaaATGTGTTTATCTTCTCATCTACTCTGCGTTTTCCTCAAGCAATGTTCATGGGCTCCTTAATGGTGGCATTCTTCCTTCTTGACTCCTTGAAGTTATATAGTATGCAACATATTCTGCTGCAGGTACTCAAAAAAGCATTGGTAAATGTTTAAAACTGTTGTACGCTTCTGAAGGTTTAAGAATACATGGATGAATTTGACAAAGGCTATATAGATGTGAGAACGCAAGAGAAGCAAAAAGTTGCATTGATGATTATGAGTTTCTAATAACTAATTGTTCAAATTATGTGATATTAACAGCCCAACATTTATCCATGACTTGGGAGACAGATCTTGCTCAGTATATATGAACAACCATGGTCCTTATTTTCCTGTTCAGTgacaaaaaggattttttttttaattgaagatcatttaaattttaaggtgtgggggctggagagatggcacagccatTCAAGTGCTTTCCTGGAAAACTCAAAGACCATaatttgcacatgcatctggagtttatttgaggtGGCCAGAGACCtgggcatgaccattctctctctccctctattcatctccctttatctctctctgcttgcaaataaataaataaataaataaataaataaataaataaataaattcaatgatttttgaaataaaaataaataaaagctatgtTGTGAAaacctttgttttaaattttttataataattaatattcattttcttccatttaaaaaattagagcaCATTTTCCTGTAATGCAAAGAGAGATTTGTGATATACACCTATATATCAACCTTGCTTGTAGTTATCAATACCTTCttagttttaaaaatctgttatGTTTACTTAATTTgcctttcacattttatttaaaaataaaaggtagaatGCAATTTTCCTCTATTACAGATCCATTGCTCAGGATCACAAACTGCACTGACTAGAGAGACCCCAAGTTAGAGACAGGAGCTACATATTGGGTTCTAGATCTCTTGGTCAACCTAATGACCACTACTGCCTGAAACAGGATTGGTCCTGGAAAAGACAATTAATGATTTGTTTGCAAACATACTGTAAAACAGAACCTGAAGAAAAATGGACTAAAGAGACTAGTAGGTTGTTGTAGGTTCTCTTTATACATCACTACTCTCAATTATACGTGGttgatttaaaattaaaagttcacATTTAAAGATCAAAGAGCACTGTAAATTAtccttaatattaaaaaaatctctttatttttaagagcAAAAGACAAAATGACAGGAAAAGCGACTATGGAAAAAGCAAtcattctttcaaataataacagagaaagaaaaaatatccaaCTATTAACCTAAGTTTCAGATtactttcctatatgctaatcaCTGATATTCATCATAATGACTTCAAGGCTAGCAAAAGCCCTAAGGATCACAGAGAGATTAAATTTCACTCATTACATGGTTGCTAACTAGGCAGAAGAATGTCTTGATGTATGTAACAATGATTTCCAATAACTTGCTCTGTGACCTTGGAAAACTCACTTAACTGTTCTGAACTTCAGTTTTGACATTTATCAAATGAAATGACTAAGGGGGAAAACCTTCAGTCTCTTGAATAATTAAAAGTCAATGATTTTCAGCATGTATTCAAAAAAATATCTTCAGTGCAAAATGTTCTTCCATCCAGAAAATTAAATTACTGAAGTACTTTTATTAGAAGCATTAATGGTTCCCTAAAGCCTGTTCAGATAGCCCCAAAGTATGGCTAGATGTATATATCATAACACCTATAGTAGCTTGAGGGAAGAATTCCCTGGAAGTTGGCCACGTAGACACCAGtaaaaatttccaaaatttcCTACCCATCAGTCCTCTGCCCACTCAAATTACAGGTTAAACACTCCATTGAAAATTTTGATCTGGGTAATATAgaaaatgcattaagaactatcaTTAATAATCAattgacagggctggggagatggcttagcagttaagcgcttgcctatgaagcctaaggaccccggttcgaggctcgttccccaggtcccacgttagccagatgcacaagggggcgcacgtgtctggagttcgtttgcagaggctggaagccctggcacgcccattctctctttctccctctatctgtctttctctctgtgtctgtcgctctcaaataaataaataaataaataaattaaaaaataataataatcaattgACAACCAGGAGTGGAAGGAGCTATCAAAAGGGAGGGGGCAGAACCACGCATGTAGttttataaattaatgaaaacataatCTCCTGTTCACGGTGTTTCCTAAAAAGTTGCCAGCAAAAGAACAGTCCACAGTTTATCATTCATTTACTTGCTTGTTTATTTAAATAGCGTTTCATTGGGGGCCTGAGCACAGTGCACTAGAGCTTGTGGTGTCGAAGCGCCCGCAATGTCCACAGGGAGCAGTTGAGGGCTTGGAGCTCGGGCCTGGGCTCCAAGGGGCCGGGACCACAGAGATGTAGGCTTTGTTGGTTCGGGCCACTTGAACTGTGAGCAAGAGGAAACTGCAGCCCACCTGGGCGGCTCTCACCCTGACACCCTCAGCAGGAAACAAGATAAAACAACTTCTTATGGATAAGCCTGGACATGTAGGTGTCAAAGTGGGTGTTCAGACCAGAGGCTGTAATGGCCTTTCCTACACTCTGGACTATGCAAAGACAAAAGGAGATTCTGATGAAGGAGTTCAAGAGGGAGTCAGAGTGCTCATCGAGAAGAACGCAGAACCAACACTTTCAGGATCCGAAATGAACTATATTGAAAACACACTATCCAGTGCGTTTGTCTTCATCAACCCAAACATCAAAGGAACGTGTGGCTGTGGAGAAAGCTTTAACGTGTGAAACGTCAGGACCCTGCCTCCAAGCTGCAAGCTGCCCGCAGAGAGCTGAAGAGATCATGTGACTGCCTGTGCTCCAGGTTATGACCTGTGACCGCCTTATGGGGAAAATAAGGTGACTCCAGCAGATGTGATCTTTGTTTTCTCTGTGAGGAACAGATGAGAAGCCATTGCTCTCTCTGAATCGTTTTTTCTGTCCTGTACCAAGGTGGAAAAGGTCATCCACTCTGCACTTAACTTGCTGTGGCATCCTTTGTATTTAAACCAGATCATGGCCAGTGCTCTTCTGGGAGGAGGTCAAGGTAGGTTGACGGGTGAGCTCACAATCGATCCCTAGTGAACAGCTTCAGTGTGCCTCTCCCCAGGCATTTTTCTTGCCCATTTTTCTGGTTCCAAATTCCATATCAAGAAGTCCTTACTGTGGGTGACATGGAGTTGCCTTGTTTTACTGCCCAAACATACAATGGTCTTTTACATTTTATCAAAAAATGTGACTGTCAAGAATCCTCATTTGGGAATATGTCAACAATACCAGATGAATTATGTCCTTGAACTGTTGGTTACATGAGATCTGAGTATCAGAATGTGagagccaccaggcccagtttaACTCCACTTCCTTTGGCCCTCTGTCTGCTTCAAGATGGAAGCTCAAGGTTTTCCCGGACCTTTCTTTATTGGATGCTTAACAGCCATCAAGCTTGGCTTCCTCATTTCTGTATGTGAAGAGACACAGACGCATGGAGGCCAAAGGACTTTGTCCACATAAGCCCCTGTGTGAGCTAGCGGGAGAGCGAGGACAAGCCACCCTTTCTCCTCACTTACAAGGGGCATAGCTGCTCAGCACTGATGCATAGTGGAGAAGGTAAATGGGAGGCTTCCTTACATATTGAAAAGTTTGTAATTTTTTAGGGAGTTTgcagtattttattttgaatggaaaataaaatcttatttaaaacCTTTTTTGTAGCAATTGGCATCTTGTTCCTGGAGAACTTTGAAACAGTGGTTTGTATTTATAGGGAGATAAGCATCCCACAATCACTCTTGGAGCATGGTAGTATTTGTGGAACAGAACATGGAGTTCTTTGTGCAAAATGCTGAGTATGTATATCCTTTCTCATTCCTAAGTGTATAGTTAAATATTTTAACCTAAAACTCTATCACTGGCTTTTCTTTTGAGATTgggacttgtggtggtttgattcaggtgtcccccataaacttaggtgttctgaatgctaggtttccagctgatggatatttgggaattaatgcctcctggagggagtgtattgttggaggtgggcttatgggctttatagccagtttccccatgccagtgtttggcacaccctcctgttgatatgttccaccttctgttggccagggggtgatgtccaccctctgctcatgccatcatcttcccctgccatcgtggagcttccccccgagcctgtaagccaaaataaatctctttttcccagaagctgcttttggttgggtgatttctaacagcaatgcgaaacagactgcaacaataaagtggtaccaaggagtgggattgctgctagacatctaactatgtggtttcagccttttggagctgactttcaagaggaatgtggaaggagttgaaaccttggcctaagagatgccttgcagtgctgtaagtacagcttgatggactattctggtctgagctgcaagaactgaatgcagtaagaactatggactgtgaggtttggtttatgagggtgagaaagagctttgcttagactgggctagcagtttgtgtgagaagcttgtgtaatgcctgtgtcctgagaagttgtgcagggttgctttgagtagaaatg carries:
- the LOC101614120 gene encoding LOW QUALITY PROTEIN: iron-sulfur cluster assembly 1 homolog, mitochondrial-like (The sequence of the model RefSeq protein was modified relative to this genomic sequence to represent the inferred CDS: substituted 2 bases at 2 genomic stop codons) produces the protein MXALLVRATXTVSKRKLQPTWAALTLTPSAGNKIKQLLMDKPGHVGVKVGVQTRGCNGLSYTLDYAKTKGDSDEGVQEGVRVLIEKNAEPTLSGSEMNYIENTLSSAFVFINPNIKGTCGCGESFNV